From the genome of Pieris rapae chromosome 5, ilPieRapa1.1, whole genome shotgun sequence, one region includes:
- the LOC111003533 gene encoding bile salt-activated lipase-like isoform X2: protein MFFGIPYGKVRTDNPFGVADPYTVYDGIFEATDNGKNCPQYDDLSNSLGGTLDCLNLNIYVPRGGEKLPVMVYIFGGRFMFGFAGKFVNNTLYGPQHLVRYGVIYVVFNYRLGPYGFLCPGTREVPGNTGLKDQTLAIRWIKDNIEYFGGDVNKITLFGHSSGAISVDHQVHSQPYELFQRVILQSGTSLYPYSVLPVNNTLPSIIARKLGYVTDDVDEALKFLAKKNPIDVVKASVSIQYQYTPCLEPKFEGVENIITDYSLNTVPKVKNRRFLIGHTKDEYNFVYAKYPDTYFDAYDMFEEFLSKAFHLNETEMEISVAEVKRFYKVDKVSSQLRENIVNFTSDIVFSYPLLRQMERFLNYGSDEIYYYVFTYYGGRNLHQIINNLNTGGAMHADEVGYIYQSTVLGDTSSDDQLMIDRITTLWTNFANDPTPSATGLLPEKWYPISRDSRRYLQIDRQTKMETELVSRISFWKRFYEKYSTRIRY from the exons ATGTTTTTCGGAATACCGTATGGGAAAGTTAGAACAGATAATCCTTTCGGG GTAGCAGATCCGTATACAGTATACGATGGAATTTTTGAAGCCACTGATAATGGTAAAAATTGTCCTCAATATGACGATTTATCAAATAGTTTAGGTGGTACATTAGATTGCCTCAACCTGAATATTTATGTACCACGAGGGGGAGAAAAACTTCCAGTTATGGTTTATATCTTTGGAGGCAGGTTCATGTTCGGCTTTGCCGGGAAATTCGTCAACAACACTCTCTATGGACCGCAACATCTAGTGCGGTACGGTGTGATCTATGTAGTCTTTAATTATAGACTTGGCCCATATGGCTTTTTGTGCCCTGGGACGAGAGAAGTGCCCGGAAATACCGGGTTAAAGGATCAGACACTTGCGATTCGTTGGATAAAAGATAACATAGAATATTTTGGCGGTGACGTAAATAAGATCACGCTTTTTGGACACAGTAGTGGAGCCATATCGGTGGACCACCAAGTTCACTCTCAGCCATACGAACTATTCCAACGAGTCATATTACAGAGCGGAACATCATTATACCCATATAGTGTCTTACCTGTCAATAATACTCTACCCTCAATTATCGCTCGAAAGTTAGGATATGTAACCGATGACGTAGATGAAGCCCTCAAATTTCTAGCAAAGAAGAATCCCATAGATGTGGTTAAGGCATCAGTCAGTATTCAATATCAATATACTCCATGTCTCGAGCCCAAGTTTGAAGGAGTGGAAAACATAATTACGGATTATTCGCTGAATACAGTGCCTAAAGTTAAGAACAGACGATTTTTAATTGGACACACAAAAGATGAATATAACTTCGTTTATGCCAAATATCCTGATACCTACTTCGATGCATACGACATGTTTGAGGAGTTTTTGTCTAAAGcgtttcatttaaatgaaacgGAAATGGAGATTAGTGTAGCTGAAGTAAAGAGATTCTACAAAGTTGATAAAGTAAGCTCGCAACTCAGAgaaaatattgtgaatttCACTTCGGACATTGTTTTTAGTTACCCACTACTTAGACAAATGGAGAGATTTTTGAACTACGGTTCTGATGAG atCTACTACtatgtttttacatattatggaGGAAGAAACTTGcaccaaattattaataatctaaacACTGGAGGCGCCATGCACGCAGACGAGGTCGGGTACATCTACCAGTCCACTGTGCTCGGAGATACCTCCTCAGACGACCAGCTTATGATTGACCGAATTACTACACTATGGACCAACTTCGCTAA TGATCCCACGCCTTCTGCAACTGGCCTTCTTCCTGAGAAATGGTATCCAATATCGAGGGACAGTAGACGATATCTTCAAATAGATCGACAGACCAAAATGGAGACTGAGCTAGTTTCAAGAATTAGTTTTTGGAAACGTTTCTATGAGAAATATTCAACGCGAATTAGGTATTAA
- the LOC111003533 gene encoding bile salt-activated lipase-like isoform X1 yields the protein MFFGIPYGKVRTDNPFGVADPYTVYDGIFEATDNGKNCPQYDDLSNSLGGTLDCLNLNIYVPRGGEKLPVMVYIFGGRFMFGFAGKFVNNTLYGPQHLVRYGVIYVVFNYRLGPYGFLCPGTREVPGNTGLKDQTLAIRWIKDNIEYFGGDVNKITLFGHSSGAISVDHQVHSQPYELFQRVILQSGTSLYPYSVLPVNNTLPSIIARKLGYVTDDVDEALKFLAKKNPIDVVKASVSIQYQYTPCLEPKFEGVENIITDYSLNTVPKVKNRRFLIGHTKDEYNFVYAKYPDTYFDAYDMFEEFLSKAFHLNETEMEISVAEVKRFYKVDKVSSQLRENIVNFTSDIVFSYPLLRQMERFLNYGSDEIYYYVFTYYGGRNLHQIINNLNTGGAMHADEVGYIYQSTVLGDTSSDDQLMIDRITTLWTNFAKYGDPTPSATGLLPEKWYPISRDSRRYLQIDRQTKMETELVSRISFWKRFYEKYSTRIRY from the exons ATGTTTTTCGGAATACCGTATGGGAAAGTTAGAACAGATAATCCTTTCGGG GTAGCAGATCCGTATACAGTATACGATGGAATTTTTGAAGCCACTGATAATGGTAAAAATTGTCCTCAATATGACGATTTATCAAATAGTTTAGGTGGTACATTAGATTGCCTCAACCTGAATATTTATGTACCACGAGGGGGAGAAAAACTTCCAGTTATGGTTTATATCTTTGGAGGCAGGTTCATGTTCGGCTTTGCCGGGAAATTCGTCAACAACACTCTCTATGGACCGCAACATCTAGTGCGGTACGGTGTGATCTATGTAGTCTTTAATTATAGACTTGGCCCATATGGCTTTTTGTGCCCTGGGACGAGAGAAGTGCCCGGAAATACCGGGTTAAAGGATCAGACACTTGCGATTCGTTGGATAAAAGATAACATAGAATATTTTGGCGGTGACGTAAATAAGATCACGCTTTTTGGACACAGTAGTGGAGCCATATCGGTGGACCACCAAGTTCACTCTCAGCCATACGAACTATTCCAACGAGTCATATTACAGAGCGGAACATCATTATACCCATATAGTGTCTTACCTGTCAATAATACTCTACCCTCAATTATCGCTCGAAAGTTAGGATATGTAACCGATGACGTAGATGAAGCCCTCAAATTTCTAGCAAAGAAGAATCCCATAGATGTGGTTAAGGCATCAGTCAGTATTCAATATCAATATACTCCATGTCTCGAGCCCAAGTTTGAAGGAGTGGAAAACATAATTACGGATTATTCGCTGAATACAGTGCCTAAAGTTAAGAACAGACGATTTTTAATTGGACACACAAAAGATGAATATAACTTCGTTTATGCCAAATATCCTGATACCTACTTCGATGCATACGACATGTTTGAGGAGTTTTTGTCTAAAGcgtttcatttaaatgaaacgGAAATGGAGATTAGTGTAGCTGAAGTAAAGAGATTCTACAAAGTTGATAAAGTAAGCTCGCAACTCAGAgaaaatattgtgaatttCACTTCGGACATTGTTTTTAGTTACCCACTACTTAGACAAATGGAGAGATTTTTGAACTACGGTTCTGATGAG atCTACTACtatgtttttacatattatggaGGAAGAAACTTGcaccaaattattaataatctaaacACTGGAGGCGCCATGCACGCAGACGAGGTCGGGTACATCTACCAGTCCACTGTGCTCGGAGATACCTCCTCAGACGACCAGCTTATGATTGACCGAATTACTACACTATGGACCAACTTCGCTAAGTATGG TGATCCCACGCCTTCTGCAACTGGCCTTCTTCCTGAGAAATGGTATCCAATATCGAGGGACAGTAGACGATATCTTCAAATAGATCGACAGACCAAAATGGAGACTGAGCTAGTTTCAAGAATTAGTTTTTGGAAACGTTTCTATGAGAAATATTCAACGCGAATTAGGTATTAA